AAATGCACCAGTCCGTCATCGAGGTGGGCACGGGCATCTGCAAGAACGTCCAGGAAGCTCGGGCGGACGTGGCGCGCCTGCGTAAAGCGGTTGCCGACGCGGCACGGAAAGGCGGCATGCGCATTGCTGCAGCCAGTTCCCATCCATTCAGCGACTGGCGTGACCAGGCCATCACGGATCGGGAGCGGTACCACAATATCGTGGAAGACCTCCAGGATGTCGCGCGCGGCAACCTGGTCTTCGGCTTGCATTGCCACATCGGGATCCCGGATCGAGACCTGGCCATCGAGATCTTCAACGAGGCCCGCTACTTCCTACCTCACATTCTGGCCCTCTCCACCAGCAGTCCTTTCTGGCTGGGGCGTCAGACGGGCCTCAAGTCCGTTCGTTGCATCGTCTTCAAGCGGTTTCCGCGCACGGGCATTCCGGAAACCTTCCGCAGTTGGGGAGAGTTCGAAAGCTACGTCGACACCCTGATCAAAACCGGCTGCATCGACGATGGTAAGCGCATCTGGTGGGATCTGCGTCCGCATTCGTTCTTCAACACGATCGAGTTCCGGATTTGTGACCTGCCCACTTCGATCGATGACACCATCGCGATCGTGGCGTTGATT
Above is a genomic segment from Candidatus Sericytochromatia bacterium containing:
- a CDS encoding carboxylate-amine ligase; translated protein: MPRNLEQFTIGVEEEYQIVDPDTRELKSHISALLEEAGATLGDALKPEMHQSVIEVGTGICKNVQEARADVARLRKAVADAARKGGMRIAAASSHPFSDWRDQAITDRERYHNIVEDLQDVARGNLVFGLHCHIGIPDRDLAIEIFNEARYFLPHILALSTSSPFWLGRQTGLKSVRCIVFKRFPRTGIPETFRSWGEFESYVDTLIKTGCIDDGKRIWWDLRPHSFFNTIEFRICDLPTSIDDTIAIVALIQALVAKLYVLRSQDLGFRVYSSALIEENKWRAYRYGIHGKLIDFGMKAEKPTPDLIEELLAFVDDVVDELGSRKEVEHVRTILKRGTSADRQLEIYRETNDLKAVVDWVVAETTAGIEAPAATGA